A region from the Medicago truncatula cultivar Jemalong A17 chromosome 6, MtrunA17r5.0-ANR, whole genome shotgun sequence genome encodes:
- the LOC120575903 gene encoding putative disease resistance protein RGA1, with protein sequence MTDVLLGTVIQILGSFVREELSTFLGVGELTQKLCGNLTAIRAVLQDAEEKQITSRVVKDWLQKLTDVAYVLDDILDDCTITSKAHGDNKWITRFHPKKILARWHIGKRMKEVAKKIDVIAEERIKFGLQAVVMEDRQRGDDEWRQTTSVVTEPKVYGRDRDREQVVEFLLSHVVDSEELSVYSIVGVGGQGKTTLAQVVFNDERVDTHFNLKIWVCVSEDFNMMKVLQSIIESTDGKNPDLSSLESMQKKVKNILQNKRYLLVLDDVWNEDQEKWNQFKYFLQRGNGTKGASVLVTTRLDIVASIMGTYPAHHLLGLSDDAIWYLFKQKAFETNREERAELVAIGKELVRKCVGSPLAAKVLGSLLRFKSEEHQWLSVKDSKFWSLSEDNPIMSVLRLSYFNLKLSLRPCFTFCAVFPKDFEMVKEALIHLWLANGFISSVGNLEVEHVGQEVWNELYARSFFQEVKTDKKGEVTFKMHDLIHDLAQSITGEECMAFDDKSLTKLSGRVHHISCSFINLNKPFNYNTIPFKKVESLRTFLEFDMSLPNSAMLPSIPSLRALRTCSSQLSTLKSLTHLRYLEICSSYIYTLPESVCSLQNLQILKLVNCPYLCILPEKLTQLQDLRHLVIKDCNSLYSMPSKISKLTSLKTLSIFIVVLKEGFGLAELNDLQLGGRLHIKGLENVSSEWDAKEANLIGKKELNRLYLSWGSHANSQGIDTDVEQVLEALEPHTGLKGFGIEGYVGIHFPHWMRNASILEGLVNITFYNCNNCQWLPPVGKLPCLTTLYVYGMRDLKYIDDDIYESTSKRAFISLKNLTLHDLPNLERMLKAEGVEMLPQLSYLNISNVPKLALPSLPSIELLDVGELKYWSVLRYQVVNLFPERIVCSMHNLKLLIIFNFNKLKVLPDDLHSLSVLEELHISRCDELESFSMHALQGMISLRVLTIDSCHKLISLSEGMGDLASLERLVIQSCPQLILPSNMNKLTSLRQVVISCYSGNSRMLQGLEVIPSLQNLTLSYFNHLPESLGAMTSLQRVEIISCTNAKSLPNSFQNLINLHTLLIVGCSKLEKRCKKGTGEDWQKIAHVPELELIAKKTYYMRNWKEEDRNILRHRYQAIEISSRNEFQCIVDAL encoded by the exons ATGACTGATGTTTTACTTGGAACTGTGATTCAAATCCTCGGATCTTTTGTTCGAGAGGAGCTTTCGACCTTTTTGGGTGTTGGAGAATTGACACAAAAGTTATGTGGAAATCTCACCGCAATTCGTGCTGTCCTTCAAGATGCCGAAGAGAAGCAAATAACAAGCCGTGTTGTGAAAGATTGGCTGCAGAAGCTAACTGATGTTGCCTATGTTCTTGATGATATATTGGATGATTGTACAATAACATCAAAAGCACATGGAGACAACAAGTGGATCACCCGTTTTCATCCTAAGAAGATTTTGGCTCGTTGGCATATTGGAAAGAGGATGAAGGAGGTTGCTAAAAAGATTGATGTTATTGCTGAAGAAAGGATCAAGTTTGGATTGCAAGCGGTAGTCATGGAGGATCGCCAACGAGGAGATGATGAATGGCGCCAAACTACTTCAGTCGTCACTGAACCGAAAGTATATGGAAGAGACCGTGACAGAGAGCAAGTTGTTGAGTTTCTTCTAAGTCATGTTGTGGATAGTGAAGAACTCTCTGTCTATTCCattgttggtgttggtgggCAAGGAAAAACAACACTTGCTCAAGTGGTGTTCAATGATGAAAGGGTAGATACACACTTTAACTTGAAAATATGGGTGTGTGTTTCTGAGGATTTTAATATGATGAAAGTTTTGCAGTCCATCATAGAATCCACCGATGGAAAAAATCCAGATCTCTCGTCTTTAGAATCAATGCAAAAGAAggttaaaaatattttgcaaaataaaagatATCTACTTGTTCTTGATGATGTGTGGAATGAAGACCAAGAGAAATGGAATCAGTTCAAGTATTTTCTGCAACGTGGAAATGGCACGAAAGGTGCATCAGTTTTGGTCACAACCAGACTTGACATTGTTGCATCAATCATGGGAACTTATCCTGCTCATCATTTGTTAGGCTTATCTGATGATGCCATCTGGTATTTGTTTAAACAAAAAGCTTTTGAAACAAATAGAGAAGAGCGTGCAGAGCTTGTGGCAATAGGCAAGGAGTTAGTGAGAAAATGTGTGGGTTCGCCTCTTGCCGCCAAAGTACTAGGAAGTCTTTTGCGCTTTAAAAGTGAGGAACATCAATGGCTTTCTGTAAAGGACAGTAAGTTTTGGAGCTTATCCGAGGACAATCCTATCATGTCTGTTTTGAGACTCAGCtactttaatttgaaattatCACTGAGGCCGTGTTTTACTTTTTGTGCGGTTTTTCCTAAGGATTTTGAAATGGTGAAGGAAGCACTGATCCATCTTTGGTTGGCTAATGGATTCATCTCTTCCGTTGGAAATTTAGAGGTGGAGCATGTTGGTCAAGAAGTGTGGAATGAATTATATGCGAGATCATTTTTTCAAGAAGTAAAAACTGATAAAAAGGGTGAGGTTACATTCAAAATGCATGATTTAATTCATGATTTAGCTCAGTCCATTACAGGAGAAGAATGTATGGCTTTCGATGATAAAAGCTTGACTAAGTTGTCTGGTAGAGTTCACCATATAAGTTGTTCCtttattaatttgaataaaCCATTCAACTACAACACCATCCCTTTTAAGAAAGTTGAATCTTTGCGAACTTTTCTTGAGTTTGATATGTCCCTTCCTAATTCAGCTATGTTGCCATCAATACCTTCTCTTAGAGCATTGCGTACATGTTCTTCGCAACTTTCGACACTAAAGAGTTTAACACATCTGAGGTACTTGGAAATTTGTAGCAGTTATATCTATACCTTGCCTGAGTCTGTTTGTAGTTTGCAGAATTTGCAAATACTGAAACTTGTTAATTGTCCATATCTTTGTATTCTTCCCGAAAAATTGACACAACTTCAAGACCTCAGGCATCTCGTGATTAAAGATTGCAATTCATTATATTCAATGCCTTCGAAAATCAGTAAGTTAacttctctcaaaactttaAGCATTTTCATTGTGGTTTTGAAGGAGGGGTTTGGTTTAGCAGAGTTAAATGACTTACAACTAGGAGGCAGGCTACACATCAAAGGCCTTGAGAATGTATCTAGTGAATGGGATGCTAAAGAAGCTAATTTGATTGGTAAAAAGGAGTTAAATCGCTTGTACTTGTCATGGGGTAGTCACGCTAATTCGCAGGGTATTGATACTGATGTTGAGCAAGTACTTGAAGCCCTTGAGCCTCACACTGGTCTCAAGGGTTTTGGGATTGAGGGTTATGTGGgaatacattttccacattggATGAGAAATGCATCTATTTTGGAAGGCTTGGTCAATATTACATTCTACAACTGTAACAACTGTCAGTGGCTGCCTCCAGTTGGTAAATTACCTTGTTTAACCACTCTTTATGTATATGGAATGAGAGATTTAAAGTACATTGATGATGACATATATGAATCTACATCCAAGAGGGCTTTCATTTCATTGAAGAATTTAACTCTGCATGATTTACCAAACTTAGAGAGGATGTTGAAAGCTGAAGGCGTAGAGATGCTACCACAACTTTCCTACTTAAACATTTCAAATGTTCCCAAGTTGGCATTGCCATCCCTTCCATCTATTGAACTCCTTGATGTTGGTGAATTAAAATATTGGTCCGTGCTTCGATATCAAGTTGTAAATTTATTCCCAGAGAGAATTGTGTGTAGTATGCATAATCTTAAATTACTTATCATTTTCAACTTCAATAAACTCAAGGTATTACCTGATGATCTTCACTCTCTTAGTGTCCTTGAGGAGCTTCACATTTCAAGGTGTGATGAACTTGAGTCTTTTTCGATGCATGCATTACAAGGTATGATTTCTCTTCGAGTTTTGACCATTGATAGTTGTCATAAATTAATATCCTTGTCAGAAGGTATGGGAGACTTGGCTAGTCTTGAGAGACTTGTAATCCAAAGTTGTCCACAACTTATTTTACCAAGTAATATGAACAAACTAACTTCCCTTCGTCAAGTGGTAATTTCGTGCTACAGTGGAAACAGCCGGATGTTACAGGGCTTAGAAGTTATCCCCTCCCTACAAAATTTGACTCTATCATACTTTAATCACTTGCCGGAATCATTGGGAGCCATGACTTCTCTTCAAAGAGTAGAAATCATTTCGTGTACAAATGCAAAGTCGCTACCAAATAGCTTTCAAAATCTCATAAACTTGCATACATTGCTTATTGTTGGATGTTCTAAGTTGGAGAAACGATGCAAGAAAGGAACTGGGGAAGATTGGCAAAAGATAGCTCACGTTCCTGAATTGGAGTTAATTGCAAAAAAAACATACTATA TGCGTAATTGGAAGGAGGAAGATAGAAATATTTTGCGCCATCGTTATCAGGCTATCGAGATATCTTCGAGGAATGAGTTTCAATGTATAGTTGATGCATTGTGA